In the Salvia miltiorrhiza cultivar Shanhuang (shh) chromosome 8, IMPLAD_Smil_shh, whole genome shotgun sequence genome, AATCCAAATGCAAATGCTCATTTTTATTGTGTTGCTAAACAATTTTAATccacacaaaaaataaatttgttgtGATACAAAAATCGAAAAATCCCTCACCCACGTCGCCTCCTTTTAATCCAAATGCAAATGTTCATTTTTATTGTGTTGCTAAACAATGCAACATACCTAGGCAAATATGCACTGAACCAACTATGTAACTATGCAATTCATTCAACTATTCAATACATTCAAACTTCTTTTCATTTAATGTTTTACTGAAACTTCCATCACAAACAAAATTAACATTATGCAACTGCTTCACTCAACtatgcatttaaaaaaattacagttTACTAATATCGAAACACAAGTGTATATTCAACAAATTCCAACAACTATGCAacttcacattttattaaacaaaTTTCGAAACACATGGTATATTGATCAAAATCCAACAATTTTTTGTGCTAATAATATCAAATTTGAAGTTATATTCAACAAGTCCTAACATTAACcaacgaaaaaaaaaactcaacaaAGTGTGCACCTAAATCCAGCAactatgcaatttaaatttgaaaggGTGAAGAGTTGTCGCAAAATTGAAATACCGGACTCCGTCGAAGCCGGTAGTGAAACTTAGAGATGCACGTCGCCGCCTTGTGTTGAGTCGCCGGAAAAAAACACGTTAACTAAATcgctccgccgccgccttccaCAGACCGGTGACCAAATCTCCCGCAAACGCCGGAAACACCTTCGACTTGCACATGAATTCCCTGTCGCCAAGCACAGGCCGGCGCTCAAAACGCCCGCAACCTCCGGAAACTTGGTTGCACAGAGGTTGCCGGCGGCGAAAAATCCCTCACCCACGTCGCCTCATTTTCCAGATAAACCACCCGCCCATTTTCTATTAAACCCTAGGTGAAAGCGAAAATGACAGAGATACACCGAGAGTTCAATCTCTCCTCCGACTCCGTCCAATTTTTTGCAGATCGGCAGATTTGATAGCAAGGAAGTCGGCTACTCTCTATTTCCAAGCCCTAGGTGAAAGTCAcaaatgaaactgaaattagaagcgtgaaaataaataattactgtattacatttttaccctttcaaatttaattacatttaaaatattaatttaattgtgCATCTCTAATTTAATCTCAGCCATCTATTTTTTCTAAATGaatggtttagattaggttcctagttctcatcttaaggggggtttctatattaaccccaccctatatatatatatatatatatatatatatagggggaagTTCTATGgaaacacaaaattaaataGAGAATAGAGACGCAATCTGGTTCgttagatcaatcttgatcaaaggctgagattaaaagtcaatataattaaaattggtaagattcataatatcccttaatttactcccttctctctcctctctcctctctcctctctcctctctccaaactcacgctctctctctctctcccacacgTTCGTAGAAAAcactaatgaacatactaatgttcgttgatatgttcgtagaaaaacaaacgaacatactaatgttcacatagaaaatactaatgaacgtactaatgttcgttgctATGTTCGTTGATATTTacgtagaaaaacaaatgaacatcgacatgttcgtaggaaaataaatgaacatactaatgttcagcTATTATGTTCGTTGACGAATGATATCACATCAGAAAAGGAATGGAGCATTTCATGGGATTTCATAAACataccaaattaatttaatatcatggAATTTTATGATCCCTTGATTCAGATTCATCCAACGGACATGATGTGGTCTCTATTCTCCATATAAGTAGGTGGTTGCCATGGaatctaaccctatatatatatatatatatgtcgaCTCATTTGGACCTTTCTTTCTCTCgctctctttatatatataaactactTTCAATCTTTAATCGTGAATTCATTACTTTGCTAAATGAATTCATCGTTTTGCTTCATAAaagctaataataataataattcatcatgTATTCATAATTCATTACGTTATATTTAAAAGATGTTTATAATTTCCTAACCGTACCTTACAATTATTGTCAAATTAATaatgtatatatacatgtatcgtacgtagtatatatatacagtAAACTAGCCCAACATAGTGTGTTTATAATTAAGTTTAGTACCTTGCACAGCATGGCAGTCAGAAATTGACCCATCTCATGCATGtgaaaatattcaaataaaactTGGCCCACTTGAATAAATgcaataaaataagaaatttatcTCCCACTCTCAATTCCCAGCAAATGTTGACCACATACCAAGATATTTTACTTTCAAACAAAGTACTCTTTCGTTTTTTGCTGAGCCTATATAAATTAAGAGTGTGttcaatttatcatttttttataagttaCATAAATAAACACAGAAATTTAAAGACAGTACGAGATGAGATAACAaaatttctcattttaaattaattacttCCTTTTTTTCCCCCTCATTTTGtacaaaagaaaattaagtAGAAGAATAATATTATTACACCAAAAATGaaggaataatattattcattctTGGAGTGAAAAAGAAGAGATGAGAAAGGATAGGATtctattttatagaaaatgatggaaaataaaGGAGTTTAAAAGGAGAAATTTTTACTATCTCGTTttctaatgataaatttatcaaccaaaATTATGTAATGGGGTTAAAATAGACAATCTAAATTTTGTGCCCAAAACACTTTTTCTGttagtatagatatagattaataTAGATGTGGTGTTTATATTTTTGCACACATTCTTTTATGATATTATCAATCTCTTTCacacataatatttttaaaaaaattatctaacaaatcatttaaaaattactccctccgtcaacGAAAATATGGCCTAAAGGACGATGACACAAGTTTTCAGAAAACTtgtattgtttatttaatgagtggagaaagggtctataaatttaaaacaaaggaaaaagttaattaagttagtgagtAGAAAAGGGGCCCACAAGTTAGTCAAATAATTGCTAAAAATAAGTTATACAGTCACATATTTttatggacggaccaaaatactaaattaaatactaaattgaAAGTATGACCATCCCCACAATTACGACCACATGCTCCTTATCCTTTCTCCTTCACTAATTTCCTTCACTCTCACCACTACCAAATCAACACTGTTCCACCAATCAATTAAGCCAAAGAAATCTGAGCTTGAATTCCCTCAAATTGTTGCAATGGCAGAAGCAGTGGTGTCGATGGCTCTAGAAACCTTGCGCGATTTGTTGAAGGATGAAGTAAAATTTTTATCTGGTGTGGGTGACGAAGTGAGGGAGCTCGAGATCCAGCTCAAAGAGATGAAGTGTCTTCTCAAAGATGCCGACAGAAGACGACATGAAAGCGAAACCTTATTCAACTTGATCTCGGAGATCAGAGATCTTGTGTACGAAGCGGAAGCTGCCATTGAAAGACACGCAGCTTATCAAGTGTTGGCAAGGAGAAGACGAGGACGAGGCCTGAGACAGCTCATCTGCAGATATTCTTGTATTTTGGAGGAATTCAACTCACTCCACCAACTAGGCTCCGagatttcaaaaatcaaatccGATCTTGGAAGAGTTACTGAGAAATTAATGCGAGACTACGGGATAAAGAACATCATCGATGACGGCGAGAGCTCGGCTGCCAGCGATAACAAGAAGAAAATTACCTTCCCCGAATTTGAGATCGGAGACTGTTTTGTGGGGATGGACGATGAGCTGAAGCAGCTTCGTGATCTCCTAAAACAAGACAACGAGGAGAGAGTTATATCAGTTTGGGGAATGGGGGGATCAGGCAAGACCACCATTGCCAAAAAGCTCTACAACGAGACCAAGTTTGATCTTTCCGCGTGGGTTTGCATTAGTCAGCAATGTCCAAGTTTTCAATCTGTTTGGAAGGATGTTCTCAAGCAGCTAGAGCATCAAATCACGAAGGATGGGCCAAAAATAAGGGAGGATGTTACAAGCTTGAACGAGTGGGAGTTGAAGGAGCGACTATGCAAGATACAACGAGAGAAGCGATGCCTCATTGTTTTTGACGATCTTTGGGAAACTTCTCATTGGGATGGCTTCAAGCATCCCTTCCTTGTCCAAGATTCGCAGAGCAAAATCTTGATCACCACGCGTGAACAGGAAGTCGCGGAGATTGGATGCCCTATCAAACTTGGGTTTCTAAAAGAGGAAGATGCTTTGGAACTACTCAAGAAGAAAGCATTTCCCCACACCAACATTCCAGGTTACTAGGATTTGGCTTCTAGTCTACAAATAATATTCTAGATTTACATGTTGGTTAGTTTCTACTCTTGCATCATCGATTCCAAATCAGATGAGAGGATCTGACTAAGTTATAAAGTTACTAATCAATTAATTGTCATTTGTTTTTCAATGCAGAGTTTGCATTGGAAGACAATGTTGAGAAAATTGGGAAAGAAATGGTGAAGAAATGTGGGTATTTGCCGTTGGCAATTTGTTTACTCGGTGGGGTCTTGAGAAAGACAAATTCGATGATGGAGTGGAAGTTAGTCAAAGAATTCATATATAGAGATGAAAAGGAGATTGATGGAGTGCTAAATTTAAGCTATGAAAGTCTACCCTATTATTTGAAGTCATGCTTTCTCTATATGGGTATATTTCAAGAGGATgaagatatatatgttaacaaTCTATATAGGATGTGGATAGCACAAGGCATGATTTCTACTGGAGACAAGGACAAAACTTTGATGGAAATTGCAGAGCTCTACTTGGGTGAGTTGGCCTCCAGGTCCATCGTCCAAGTCGAAATTTACGATGGTGTCGCACCTGGAATCAAATATTGGAGCTGCAAACTTCATGATGTAGTAAGAGAACTATGTTTGAAATTGGGGAGAAGTGAGGATTTTGGTGTGCAGAGTTTAGAGTATCAAAGTGGGAAAGCTTCCTCGCATAGGAAAATACGGCATTTGGCTATATATTTCAGGAAAGAAGTTCAAGTGGAACCTGACGAGCTTACACTCACTTGGGGAGAAGATAGTAGCGAACATTTAAGGTCTCTTCAAATGTTCAATCACATAGATTCGGGTGTTGTTGTTGAGTTTCCCCCGCAAGGTATCGTTGATTTtcagaaattcaaattgctGAGAGATCTAGTTATGGTGGGATTCAAATTTGAAGGAAGAAAGTTATCGAAAGGAATCGCTAGTCTTGTTCACCTTAGACGTTTGCGTTTAGAAAAATGTGAATTTGATAAGCTACCGTCGTCCATAAGGAATTTGGTATACATGGATACCCTTGATTTAACTTATTCGATGAATATTGAAGTTCCAAATGTTTTTAAGGAGATGGTACGTTTAAAGCGATTGTTTCTTCCCGATTATGATGAGGAAAAAATTGGAAGTTATCGATTGACATTGGATGAGGGAGTGATTGAGTTGGAGACCCTGTCGAATTTGGATAGTAGAGTGCATGATTTAAAATGTATGAACATAATGAAGAATCTGCGAAGTTTCAAAACAAAAATACACGACAATGAAAGCTTGTCAGCCAACATCGACGCCATTGCTCTCATGGAAAAGTTACTGTTTAGTTTGGTTGAAATCAAAAAGGGTTGCGAGTTAGGAACAAATAAGGGAGTGTTAACGCTGAAGAAGGTAATAACATGTCCCAATCTTCATTCCTTGTGGATTGAAGTTAAGTTAGGGAAGGCGCTGGCAGAGTGCGGGAGTGACTTCATCAGTTCAAAACTTATAAGTTTGGCCCTGTCAGAATGTGAGATTGAGGATGATCCAATGGGGATACTGGGGAAGCTTCCTTGCTTGGTAACATTGTGTTTATGGACGAAATCATTTGTGGGGGAGGAGATGACGTGTCCATCAAACAGTTTTCCTCGCCTCAAGAAGCTCTTTCTATGTCAATTACCAAAGTTGAGGGAGTGGAGAGTGGAGGCAGGAGCCATGCCCCTTCTCTCTGAATTGATGATCTATAATTGTTCCAATCTGAAGATGCTTCCAGTTGGATTGAATGGCATTTCTACTCTTCGGGAACTGAAGATCATTGGAATGCCGGAAATGGGGAAGAGGGTATCGGCATCAGGAGAGGATTTCCACAAAGTCAGCCATGTCCCTTCAATTATCATCCTTGACTAACTAGTCTAGTCTCCACCCGGGTAATGCTTGCACCAATCTCATTCTCAATTCCCAATTTTGTTGCTTCAATTGTAGTTTTTCTCTAAAGCTAGATAGGTATCTCGATAAGGTTTTAATTATAAAGCTCGACCCATTCTAAACTTGTATCGTCTTGGTTTTGGTTGCAGGGTAGTTTTCTCCCCCGGCCCCCTTCGAGCTACAGTCTTGTCGTTCCACATCCCAAGTAtttctctttaattatttgCATTCTTTTCTCTGCAACCTTGTTTCTCTTTAATGTGtatatttctttttaaataaatgtgtATATTTCTCTTGTATTATTAATCTGGTTGATTCTAGACAATTTATTTTAGACTTGCTTAGTTCCATATGGAGTTATTTTGGTAAGATTCAGTCCATGAGTCTTTGTATATAATTTCTGGAGATTTAAGCTTTATTTCAGTTGTTGAATTGTGATTTTTGTTGCTTGGTTGTTTAGATTCCAATAAATTGAAAACTGGGTTGCTTAATATGAATATACTATACTAATGGGTTGCTTAATGGTtgcttaattatatataattgctCGATTTGGtttttataaattcacaaaacGAGCATCTTATGACAAGGTTGGGTGTTGAAGAAATTCACAAGGtttttataaattcacaaaacgagcatcttatatatataattatatataattgctCGATTTGATTTGGtgttgaagaaataatttataaattccCTTTGAATGATTGGGTGAAGAAGAAGACGAGGTAGAAACAAACAGGCGCTTATGACAAGgttgaattaattattgaatGAAGAATTTAGTATAATACTTAACAAACAAACAGAATTAGTATAATTGAATGAATCACCAGGTGGTCCCTACTAAACAAAACAAGAGGAAATAATCAAGATTATGTGCTTTCTCACAAAGTTACTCTTTTCTCATAGAGGAAAAACTCTGTTTCACAATCCAAATTCTTCGCAATCTCGATTGAAGAATTTGTATTCACCACAACGAGTTCCATATCCTTATTCCTCTCTCTATATACTCTCACCAATAGTAAATCGATCGATCGAGTCTGGAATTGTTGCGATGGCAGAAGCAGTGGTGTCGACTGCTCTAGAGTtaattccgattttatttaagcctgatcaacttaagatttaattggattaaagTCAATTGGTTCCTcaaatccgtaattgttggaatatggctgattaATGATAAAGCTAACATGTTCGTAGTAGAAATTGTAGGAATTATTTAGTCGTATACGATGTCCACCACCCGTATACGAATAGGGGTGTTCATAATTTGATTTAAACCGtaaatcaaatcaaaccaaACCGTATTTATGTGGTTTGGTTTTGTTTACGGTTTgaaaaatatggtttggtttatatttttgcaaaaatatggtttatggtttagatttagttttttaaaattatagacCAAACCGTAAACCGTAATATATTTAaaccaattattattattattattattattattattattattattattattattattattattattattattattattattattatattttgaaagtttaataaaattatataatattccTATCCGTTAAAGTCTTTAATTACATATCATCACACAATAAGCTTACTTTTCTTAAACTTAATTCTTAACCcctaatttatttgtttagatgGATGCTAGGACCTCGATAAACATGAATAATATGGAGAAAAGACATGCTTAAGATTTAGTTTTGATGCATATTAAATGTCTTTTTAGTATGtactaactttttttttatcattttcttcaatgttattttatttttattaattttgaagaCCTTAGatgtttgattttttattactctaaaatagaaaaataaaaaatataaataaatcgCAAACCAAACCGCATCAAACTGCATTAATACagtttggtttggtttggttttaatATTAATACGGTTTGGTTATGGTTTAATTGGTTTGGTTTTGACGCCAAACCGCATCAAACCAAACCGCGAACACCCCTATGTACGAAGATCCATTCtggatcgaaccacgtaatttCGAGTGCGTGTGATTTCCATTTTGTTTCTATTTCGATTCGTCGTGTTCTCGTGGTTGAAGCCCAACCACTTATCAGCCCAATTACAAATATGAGCCCAACCCAACTTATTTCTctgttttctttctttgaaACCTTATCTCTTTCATCTTCGATCCACTTTGAAAGAAATGGATCCATACCTTAATTAAAAGACCCAACAAACAGAAATTCAGCCCGTAAACTATCAGGCCCAACAGCACATCAATTTCATGTTATAAAACCGAAATCAAAAGCCCAATCTGATTAACTCGTATGCAAATTTAAcccatttgaaaaaaaaatcgcatAATATCATGATGTCGAGAAATTAAATATAGTCGAGAATATTGATGATCCATTTTAACATCAAGTGAGTTGTTGTGTGTTGGTGAGAGATTCAGTTTAATATATATGCTTGTGATTTTTCTAATGTGGAAGTTTGGGATAAATGAACCTCCCGCTTTTGTGGAGGGTCTTCCTCATTTACCATGCGTTTGCTCTTAATAAGatcaatttcttcattttatgCACATATTCTAACTATTTACTAAAAGTAGTGTGCTGACATTTTTGGTGTAACGACAACTATTTACACATATTTAACATGTATTGACTATTGACTACTGGCGAAGGCAGCAGCTCCACAACTTCCTTATCTTTTCTAATTAACTTCCCTCTCACCACCAAATTAGCAAATCAAGAGGATTTTGGCGTGCTGAGTTTGAAGTATCAAACTGGAAAACTTAATACCTTATTAAGTGAAGCTTCCTAACATATGAAAATACGACATTTGGCTATCCATTTCAGAAGAGAAGTCGAACTGGAACCTGACGGGCTTGGAGAAGATGCTAGCAAACACTAAGGTCTCTTCAAATATTCAATCACTTCAGTTTGCGTGTTGCTGTTGAGTTTCCCCTGCAAAATATCTTTGATTTtcagaaattcaaattactTAGAGATCTAGTTATGGAAGGATTCAAATTTTCAGGAAGGAAGTTACCGAAAGGAATCACTAATCTTGTTCACCTTAGATGTTTGCGTTTAGCAAGATGTGAATTTGATAAGCTAACGTCATCCATAAGGAATTGGTATACATGGATACCCTTCATTTAAGTTGTTCGAGAAATATTGAAGTTCCTAACGTTTTTAAGGAGATGCTATGTTTAAAACACTTGGCTCTTCCCAATTATGATGAGAAAAAAATTGGAAGTTATCGATTAACATTGGACGAGGGAGTGGTTGAGTTGGAGAGTCTGTTGGGGTTGGATAGTAGAGTGCatgaattaaaatgtatgaacaAAATGAAGAATCTGATAAATTTCTCAACAAAAATACACGACAACGAAAGCTTGTCAGCCATGATCtgtttgattttgatgattctGCAAAGTTTTATTCCACCCCTGACTCAAGAAATATTGAGTCTATTAATGAAgtaataacattttaaatgccAAATAAATTGCAGAGGTTATTTGCTAGTATAATCTTGGTATATAGTGTCCCAACAAATGTGAGAATCTTTTAGGATCCCTACTTTGATGCGTTGTCTAAAGATTTCAAAACTAAGTACTTCAATTGAATTGTGAGTTTACAAAACTTTGAAAAAGTTTATTACTATCATAGAAAGcatgagaaaaaaatatacattccTATGATCTTCCAGAAATTCTTAGATATGTTGATATTATACGTAATGCAAATCATGAACAACAGACAATGCTTGTGTTGCATCGAGAAAGGAGACGGTGGAAGTTTTTTAATCTTGTAAAGTTTTTATTAATTGTGTTGAATCATCCGACATGTAtattaagtactccctccgcccaTTAAataacttcatttttttttctttttcgtccatTCGCATAACATCTTCCTACttcatttttgataataatCTCACTAACCATCACTCTTAAATTCCCcatttatttatacatattgTCACTAATATAATGTACCCATACAAACTTATTGACTATCTCAACTTTTTTTAAATTGTGTGGGGCCTTTTCCACTTACCAAACACACaattatatttcttaaaaccccTTTCCACTGCTATGAGGAAGTTATTTTATGGACTAGTgtctttataatttatttttggcaGAATtctaatttaatattgatttattATCTGCAACAAATAAAagtttaaatattatattgagGAATATTTAAAAACAACTATTTTTAAGAGTTCagaaatttagaaaaaaaaaatatgtattgaTAATGTTTAGCAtccaataaattgaaaattgggtTGCTTAATATGAATATATGTAATTCTTAGCTCAAAGTCTAAATATTATATTGAGGAATATTCATGTTGGTTAGCATGAATATACTAATACTAATGGTAGTGTTGTGCTTTGATTTGATGGATTTAAAATCATGATTGGTGAATATTTAGCTCAACCGTTTTCTTTACTTTGAAAACTCTTTCCTACTATAAATAAGTGATCAAGTAATTATTAACGAAGCCCGACTATATATCAGCCCAATTGCAAAGATCCACTAATGAAAGAAATGGATCCACGCCTTAATTAAACCCACAATTATAAAATCCAACTCAAAAGCCCAATCAAATTAAGTAATTCCTCCGTCCATATAAAAAGTATTCATCTCTAaatgacacggattttaataaattagttgaatgtgttgtgacTTGTGAGTGGActgtaagggtcccactttaatgTAAGTAGAAAACTTATCAAAAATAGACcggatacattttatgaggacgaagaaaatgacaaattggatacattttatgaggacgaagggagtatatgttGTTATCATACCTTAATATGTATATGTTTGAAAATTCAGTATGATCGCTGGatctttaaaaaatttataataaaacttctataaattaataacttcgGGACCTTtgaattttatctataaattaataatttattaatatatcgaTAAATTTTAAAGATGTTTACTGTTgttatagaattaaataaaccaaatgctaattaaaaaaatttaatatactaCACCGACGATGCCCGGTGAAAATCGATCGATCGACAAAGTGAGATATGACAGAACACCACCGACGGTGAGGTCAGTGTCCATATAATTAGTAAAAAATTTACCAACGAATTTTTGCTGTTGTCGGTGATCATTGATGGCCTTCCTGACAAATAGTTCATCGTTTTATCTACTGACGTCGCCGGAGTGGGCCAACGATTTTACTGATGAATACAAATGTATGTAATTGAAAATACATCACTGGTTCAAAAGGATTACCAAAACTCATCATCAAGGGAACCTATCTCATTGATCTTGTTGCTCTATTAATATAACCCCAATATTAAGTAATAAGGTTTTAAGATAATGAGGCATAATTACAAGTAAAGCAACTTAACATTGCAATACAAtgaatttatacaaaaatataaccTCATTAGCCAACTACTAATCATAATCAACCCAATAGCTAAAATCATTATTGAAACAAAAACTCAACCTTTACTAGAGAACCAAAAGCAGGCAAGCAAACCAAGAAATGCAGCAACTGATGCTCCAACTGATGCCACGTCAATTTCGCATTTAGGGAAAACACTCATCGTGGGAAGAATCAGAAAATGAgtaaaggtgatgtattatgaAGCAGATTTTAAAAATAGCGTGTAATTTTAGAATTTGGTAaaactttgtgtatttaggCACTATTAACCCTTGTATATTAACAATATATGTTTtgtaattctatttttattgtcATCTTATTATCTTCTCAGACCACTCCACTAAAGGTAAGGAGCACAAATACTATTAAAATCAAAAGTACTGCAACCACTCCACTAATAAAGGTAAAGAGCACAAATACTATTAAATCAAAAGGACACACTGAAAAGCAACTAAAGCGATAAATATTGATTTCTTAGTTTGAACTTTAACTACTTTTCATTGAATGGGCGAGAATCATtgaataaagaagaagaagaagaagaagaagaagaagaagaagaagacaaggtAGAAACACAATAATGAGTTGGTGCTTTCTCAGAAGCTAAACTACTTTCACTCTTTTCTCATACAACTCTCCAAGTCCTAATTTCTCTGTTCCGGAATAAAAATTCTTTGCAATCTCCATTGAAGAATTTGTGTTCACCACAACGAGTTCCTCATCCTTATTCCTCTCTATATATACTCTCACCAATAGTAAATCAATTTGACCAAAGAAATTCGAGTTTGGAATTGTTGCGATGGCAGAAGCAGTGGTGTCGACTGCTCTAGAAACCCTGCGCGATTTGTTGTTGGAAGAGGCAAAGTTTTTATATGGTGTGGGCGATGAAGTGAAGGAGATCGAGTGGCAGCTCAAAGAGATGAAGTGTCTCCTCAAAGATGCCGATAGAAGACGACATGAAAGCGAAATCATTTTGAATTGGATCTCGGAGATCAAAGATCTTGTGTACAGAGCGGAAGCTGCCATTGAAAGACACGCAGCTTATCAAGTGTTG is a window encoding:
- the LOC130996996 gene encoding probable disease resistance protein At1g58602, with translation MAEAVVSMALETLRDLLKDEVKFLSGVGDEVRELEIQLKEMKCLLKDADRRRHESETLFNLISEIRDLVYEAEAAIERHAAYQVLARRRRGRGLRQLICRYSCILEEFNSLHQLGSEISKIKSDLGRVTEKLMRDYGIKNIIDDGESSAASDNKKKITFPEFEIGDCFVGMDDELKQLRDLLKQDNEERVISVWGMGGSGKTTIAKKLYNETKFDLSAWVCISQQCPSFQSVWKDVLKQLEHQITKDGPKIREDVTSLNEWELKERLCKIQREKRCLIVFDDLWETSHWDGFKHPFLVQDSQSKILITTREQEVAEIGCPIKLGFLKEEDALELLKKKAFPHTNIPEFALEDNVEKIGKEMVKKCGYLPLAICLLGGVLRKTNSMMEWKLVKEFIYRDEKEIDGVLNLSYESLPYYLKSCFLYMGIFQEDEDIYVNNLYRMWIAQGMISTGDKDKTLMEIAELYLGELASRSIVQVEIYDGVAPGIKYWSCKLHDVVRELCLKLGRSEDFGVQSLEYQSGKASSHRKIRHLAIYFRKEVQVEPDELTLTWGEDSSEHLRSLQMFNHIDSGVVVEFPPQGIVDFQKFKLLRDLVMVGFKFEGRKLSKGIASLVHLRRLRLEKCEFDKLPSSIRNLVYMDTLDLTYSMNIEVPNVFKEMVRLKRLFLPDYDEEKIGSYRLTLDEGVIELETLSNLDSRVHDLKCMNIMKNLRSFKTKIHDNESLSANIDAIALMEKLLFSLVEIKKGCELGTNKGVLTLKKVITCPNLHSLWIEVKLGKALAECGSDFISSKLISLALSECEIEDDPMGILGKLPCLVTLCLWTKSFVGEEMTCPSNSFPRLKKLFLCQLPKLREWRVEAGAMPLLSELMIYNCSNLKMLPVGLNGISTLRELKIIGMPEMGKRVSASGEDFHKVSHVPSIIILD